The sequence AATTCCCGTGGGTCTCGGTCGCCCCGGTAGCCGTTGCTCCCACGTCCCCTCCCCTCGGCTGCTCTGCTCCGCCAGCAGCCGATGCTTTAAAAACGGCAACTCGCATTTCCCCCTGCTCTTTTCTAGCCGTTGCGCGACCTTCTTGGCGTTTGCGCCCACAAAATTAATTATCAGTCTACCAGAGCGGAAGCATCCTAAGCAGCCGCACTGAATCAACAAGGGGATCGATCGCATTGCCGCCGCCGCgcagtcagagagagagagagagagagagagagagagagagagagagagagagagagagagaggaggagattgatCGGGGAGGAGGATGAGAGGCCTCAGATCGCGGATCCTCCGGACCCTGCAGTCCTTCCCCAACACCGCCGCCGCGCAGTCCAACGCCCTCATCCCGCCCCCCGACGCCGCCGCACCCGAGGCCGTGCCCGAGCCGGCCGCCGTCCCCGATGGCGACGACGACAAGGAGAACCTGTCGCCGGAGGCCAACCCGCGGAAGGCCAAGAAGATGAAGGTGGGCTCTCTGGAGGGTGGCTCTCTGGAGGAGTCCGGCAGGCGCTACCGCCGGCCGGAGCTCGAGTCGTCCAGCCTCTTCGACCCGGACCTCCTCGCCGCCTTCCGCGGCGTCGTGGACGCGTACGCCCAGGCGCTCGACAAGACCCAGCGCCGCGATGTCGActtcgacgacgccgacgacgacatCGCCGCCGCGCTGGACGCCGGCGGCCGCGACGAGGACCCCCTGGCCGGGCTGGAGTGCCGGTGCCCGCCCGGCGGGGAGCGGGCCGTGGTGCTCTACACCACGTCGCTGCGCGGGGTGCGCAAGACGTTCGAGGACTGCGCCACCGTGCGCCGCCTGCTCGACGGGCTCCGCGTCGCCTTCCTGGAGCGCGACGTGTCCATGCACGCGCCCTAC comes from Triticum aestivum cultivar Chinese Spring chromosome 5B, IWGSC CS RefSeq v2.1, whole genome shotgun sequence and encodes:
- the LOC123116906 gene encoding uncharacterized protein At5g39865-like, with the protein product MRGLRSRILRTLQSFPNTAAAQSNALIPPPDAAAPEAVPEPAAVPDGDDDKENLSPEANPRKAKKMKVGSLEGGSLEESGRRYRRPELESSSLFDPDLLAAFRGVVDAYAQALDKTQRRDVDFDDADDDIAAALDAGGRDEDPLAGLECRCPPGGERAVVLYTTSLRGVRKTFEDCATVRRLLDGLRVAFLERDVSMHAPYRDELRALLPPPPGDGASMPLPPRLFVDGRYVGGADEVVALHERSRLRAMLRRAARRRAGDAACAVCGGAWFVVCGGCSGRHWLYDDGSAAAVAASRVPCPGCNENGLVPCPLCS